GGCATGGGTGAGGTCGCGCATCGCCTGGGACGGGGGGTAGTGCGTCTGCATCTACCCAAGACGTTCGGCAGGCTTCGGATTGAAATCGCTCGCCGTGCCGTGGGGTATACCCAGGCCGGGGACTAGCGCGAAGCGCGCCTTTTCCGCTCATCCTTCCAAACCACCCAGCCACCGAGCAAGGTCATCAGGGCCAGCCCGTACCAGGTGATCGCGTAGCTGAGGTGGTTGTCCGGGAAGGCGATGACCGTGAGCCCACCCACGGGACCGTCGTTGCCATCGACATGGCCGGGGGACGAGGCGGCATCGGCATCGATGAAGTACGGCGCCGTGTCGCCAAGCGACTTCGCCCGGGCAATGGCGGCCACGTCGCGGGAATACCAGCGATCGCCCGCAGGGTCGTTGTCCTGCAGGAACGCACCCTTCGGCTCGCTGATGCGCAGCAGGCCGGTGATCGTGGTTTCACCGACGGGCCCTGGCATGCAGCTGGCCTTGCCGCCGCACCAGGTGGTGGAGACGAAGCCACGGTTGATGAGGACCACATCGCCGGCAGGCGTGCGCAGCGGCGTCAGCAACCACGAACCCATGCCCAGCTCGGTGCTGGCACGCACGCGCACGCTCTTGTCCTGCAACAGCGTGCCGGTGATCGTCACCCGCCGGTATTCGTCGTCGGCCGTCGTGATCGTGGACCACTGGGGCCGGCCCGGAGCGGCGACGGGCTGCGCATGCACGCGCTGGTCCACGCGGGCGATGAGGTCGTGCTTCCAGGCCCGGCGATGCACCTGCCAGGTGCCCAGGGCCATGAAGCCGGTGAACAGCACGAGGCCGCACAGCGCCAGCAACCCCAGAACGAAGACGCCGCGCGTTCGGCGCGGCGTCTTCGGCGTGGTTGGAACATCCGCGCTCAAGGCAGGTTCTTGACCTGCTGCTCGGTCATGTCGTGGCTCATGCCCGGCATCATGTTCGAGTTGAGGT
This DNA window, taken from Luteibacter sp. 9135, encodes the following:
- a CDS encoding SURF1 family protein, which gives rise to MSADVPTTPKTPRRTRGVFVLGLLALCGLVLFTGFMALGTWQVHRRAWKHDLIARVDQRVHAQPVAAPGRPQWSTITTADDEYRRVTITGTLLQDKSVRVRASTELGMGSWLLTPLRTPAGDVVLINRGFVSTTWCGGKASCMPGPVGETTITGLLRISEPKGAFLQDNDPAGDRWYSRDVAAIARAKSLGDTAPYFIDADAASSPGHVDGNDGPVGGLTVIAFPDNHLSYAITWYGLALMTLLGGWVVWKDERKRRASR